A genomic window from Rhizobium sp. EC-SD404 includes:
- a CDS encoding Gfo/Idh/MocA family oxidoreductase — translation MVSGRNEKIAGKLRLGMVGGGKDAFIGGVHRIAARIDGEFELVAGALSSTPERALESGRALGLDEKRIYGSFQEMASREARRKDGIDAVAIVTPNHMHYPAAREFLKRGIHVICDKPLTSTMADAKKLQKLANDSDALFILTHNYTGYPMIRQAREMIARGDLGTIRVIQAEYAQDWLTEAVEETGSKQASWRTDPAQSGAGGALGDIGTHAYNLLSFVTGLELSELSADLQSFVKGRRLDDNAHVMMRFSSGARGMLWASQVSPGNENGLRLRIYGDKGGLEWGQEDPNYLWFTPFGEPKRLITRNGAGAGAAAGRVSRVPPGHPEGYLEGFATIYAEAARAIRAKHDKTSVDKDVIFPTVDDGVAGIAFVEACVKSAKKNGAWVKP, via the coding sequence ATGGTTTCGGGACGCAACGAAAAGATCGCCGGCAAGCTCAGGCTCGGCATGGTGGGCGGCGGCAAGGATGCCTTCATCGGCGGTGTCCACCGCATCGCTGCCCGCATCGACGGCGAATTCGAGCTCGTCGCCGGCGCGCTGTCGTCGACGCCGGAGCGCGCGCTGGAATCCGGCCGGGCGCTCGGCCTTGACGAGAAGCGCATCTACGGCTCGTTCCAGGAAATGGCATCCCGCGAAGCGCGCCGGAAGGACGGCATCGATGCTGTCGCGATCGTCACGCCGAACCACATGCACTACCCGGCAGCGCGCGAGTTCCTGAAGCGCGGCATCCATGTGATCTGCGACAAGCCGCTGACGTCGACCATGGCGGATGCGAAGAAGCTGCAGAAGCTTGCCAATGACTCGGATGCGCTCTTCATCCTGACCCACAACTACACCGGCTATCCGATGATCCGGCAGGCGCGCGAGATGATCGCGCGCGGCGATCTCGGCACGATCCGCGTGATCCAGGCCGAATATGCACAGGATTGGCTGACCGAGGCGGTCGAAGAGACGGGATCCAAGCAGGCATCCTGGCGCACGGACCCGGCCCAATCGGGCGCGGGCGGTGCGCTTGGCGACATCGGCACGCACGCCTACAATCTCCTAAGCTTCGTCACCGGTCTCGAATTGTCCGAGCTGTCGGCCGATCTGCAAAGCTTCGTGAAGGGGCGCCGCCTCGACGACAATGCCCATGTGATGATGCGCTTTTCCAGCGGGGCCCGCGGCATGCTCTGGGCCAGCCAGGTGTCGCCCGGCAACGAGAACGGCCTCAGGCTGCGCATCTACGGAGACAAGGGCGGCCTCGAATGGGGCCAGGAAGATCCGAATTATCTGTGGTTTACCCCCTTTGGCGAGCCCAAGCGCCTGATCACCCGCAACGGGGCGGGGGCCGGGGCCGCGGCGGGACGCGTCAGTCGCGTTCCGCCCGGCCACCCGGAAGGTTATCTGGAAGGCTTTGCGACGATTTATGCCGAAGCGGCCCGCGCGATCCGCGCCAAGCACGACAAGACGTCCGTCGACAAGGACGTGATCTTCCCGACCGTCGACGACGGCGTCGCCGGCATCGCCTTTGTCGAGGCGTGCGTGAAGTCCGCCAAGAAAAACGGTGCCTGGGTAAAACCATGA
- a CDS encoding sugar ABC transporter ATP-binding protein produces MSQAARRIEETVTVPKGQTVLAARAASRSFGPVQVLFDVDFELKAGEVHALIGENGAGKSTLMKILSGYLSPTGGHIELDGKRVDFASSDEAEHSGVILIHQEFNLAEQLSVEQNVFLGRELRKGFFLDHKAMRAEAQRLLNELETKVSPAAKISEISVSDKQMVEIAKALSRNARVLIMDEPTAVLTNREAQILFRQIERLKANGTAILYTSHKLDEIARLADHITVLRDGHRVANVEAGTMSEDQMAQAMVGRELSNIFPAKHEVGAAETVLSVRNLTVGSIVHDASFELKRGEVLGFAGLVGSGRTELMEGLIGVRDAQGTVEIGGKPFRVGSVKDARRAGIVYLTEDRKGRGLILTQGMRPNLTLLALDRFGKTMIDGKAEEAALDKAIKEFDVRAPTRAVLVGNLSGGNQQKLLLAKTMLAEPDIVIIDEPTRGIDIGTKQQIYQFIHALAGQGKSVIVISSEMAEIIGLANRVYVMRSGRITGEVSGSDVNEDVIVRYAMGLEGRKFDSHE; encoded by the coding sequence ATGAGCCAAGCTGCGCGCCGCATCGAGGAAACCGTAACCGTGCCGAAAGGCCAGACCGTGCTCGCCGCGCGCGCCGCGTCGCGGTCCTTCGGGCCGGTCCAGGTTCTCTTCGATGTGGATTTCGAGCTGAAGGCCGGCGAAGTTCATGCGCTGATCGGCGAGAACGGCGCCGGCAAGTCGACCCTGATGAAAATCCTGTCGGGGTACCTGTCGCCGACAGGCGGTCATATCGAACTGGACGGCAAACGCGTCGATTTCGCCTCCAGCGACGAGGCAGAGCATTCCGGCGTCATCCTGATCCACCAGGAATTCAATCTCGCCGAACAATTGAGCGTCGAGCAAAATGTCTTTTTGGGCCGCGAACTCCGCAAGGGTTTCTTCCTCGACCACAAGGCGATGCGCGCCGAAGCGCAGCGTCTCCTGAACGAACTGGAAACCAAGGTCTCGCCGGCGGCGAAGATTTCCGAAATCTCCGTTTCCGACAAGCAGATGGTGGAGATCGCCAAGGCGCTCTCGCGCAACGCCCGCGTGCTGATCATGGACGAGCCGACGGCGGTTCTGACCAACCGCGAGGCACAGATTCTCTTCCGCCAGATCGAGCGCCTGAAGGCGAACGGCACGGCGATCCTCTACACCTCGCACAAGCTCGACGAGATCGCCCGCCTTGCCGACCACATCACGGTCCTGCGCGATGGTCACCGCGTCGCCAATGTCGAGGCCGGCACCATGAGCGAGGATCAGATGGCGCAGGCCATGGTCGGCCGCGAACTGTCGAACATTTTCCCGGCAAAGCATGAGGTCGGTGCAGCAGAAACCGTGCTGTCGGTGCGCAACCTCACCGTCGGCTCGATCGTTCACGACGCCTCCTTCGAATTGAAGCGCGGCGAAGTTCTGGGCTTCGCCGGCCTCGTCGGCTCCGGCCGGACGGAACTGATGGAAGGCCTGATCGGCGTGCGCGACGCGCAGGGCACGGTCGAGATCGGTGGCAAGCCGTTCCGTGTCGGTTCGGTCAAGGATGCGCGCCGCGCCGGCATCGTCTATCTGACCGAGGACCGCAAGGGCCGCGGCCTGATCCTGACGCAGGGCATGCGCCCGAACCTGACGCTTCTGGCACTCGATCGCTTCGGCAAGACGATGATCGACGGCAAGGCGGAAGAGGCGGCCCTCGACAAGGCCATCAAGGAATTCGACGTGCGCGCACCGACGCGCGCCGTCCTCGTCGGCAATCTGTCGGGCGGCAATCAGCAGAAGCTGCTGCTCGCCAAGACGATGCTGGCCGAGCCGGACATCGTCATCATCGACGAGCCGACACGCGGCATCGATATCGGCACCAAACAGCAGATCTATCAATTCATCCACGCGCTCGCCGGGCAGGGCAAGAGCGTCATCGTCATCTCGTCGGAAATGGCCGAGATCATCGGCCTGGCCAACCGCGTCTATGTCATGCGCTCTGGCCGCATCACCGGCGAAGTCTCGGGCTCGGACGTGAACGAGGACGTGATCGTCCGCTACGCGATGGGCCTGGAAGGCAGAAAGTTCGACAGTCATGAGTGA
- a CDS encoding ABC transporter permease has protein sequence MSDHATPPAKTKSSSGFKIDFHIWGPVIALVVLVVAGAMMNPNFLSYGNVTNVLARSAFIGIIAVGMTFVITSGGLDLSVGSMAAFIAGVMILIMNALVPSMGVGIGVVLVGIASALVVGLAAGLVNGLLITQARIEAFIVTLGTMGIFRSLITWLADGGTLSLDYQVREIYRPVYYSGFLGVAWPIIVFAIIAIIGEIVMRHTAFGRHCAAIGSNEQVSRYSAVHVDRVRLMTYVLLGILVGIATIMYVPRLGSASSATGVLWELEAIAAVIIGGTVLKGGFGRVWGTVVGVLILSLIDNLLNLTDLVSPYLNGAIQGVIIILAVVLQRQKKAQR, from the coding sequence ATGAGTGATCACGCCACCCCCCCCGCAAAGACGAAGTCGTCTTCCGGCTTCAAGATCGACTTCCACATCTGGGGTCCGGTCATCGCGCTCGTCGTGCTGGTGGTCGCCGGCGCGATGATGAACCCGAATTTTCTGAGCTACGGCAACGTGACGAACGTGCTGGCGCGCTCCGCCTTCATCGGCATCATCGCGGTCGGCATGACCTTCGTCATCACGTCCGGCGGTCTCGATCTGTCGGTGGGCTCCATGGCTGCCTTCATCGCGGGCGTGATGATCCTCATCATGAATGCGTTGGTGCCCTCGATGGGCGTGGGCATCGGCGTGGTCCTCGTCGGCATCGCGAGCGCGCTCGTCGTCGGGCTGGCAGCGGGTCTCGTCAACGGGCTTCTGATCACGCAGGCGCGCATCGAAGCCTTCATCGTGACGCTCGGAACGATGGGCATCTTCCGATCGCTGATCACGTGGCTTGCCGATGGCGGGACGCTTTCGCTCGATTACCAGGTTCGCGAGATCTATCGCCCCGTCTATTACTCGGGCTTCCTGGGCGTCGCCTGGCCGATCATCGTTTTCGCGATCATCGCGATCATCGGCGAGATCGTCATGCGCCACACGGCATTCGGCCGCCATTGCGCTGCCATCGGCTCCAACGAACAGGTATCGCGCTATTCGGCCGTCCACGTCGACCGCGTCCGCTTGATGACCTACGTGCTGCTCGGCATTCTCGTCGGCATCGCGACCATCATGTACGTGCCGCGTCTCGGCTCCGCCTCCAGCGCCACGGGCGTGCTCTGGGAACTGGAAGCGATCGCAGCGGTCATCATCGGTGGCACTGTGCTGAAGGGCGGCTTCGGCCGCGTATGGGGCACGGTCGTCGGCGTGCTGATCCTCAGCCTCATCGACAATCTTTTGAACCTCACGGATCTTGTGAGCCCGTATCTGAACGGTGCGATCCAAGGCGTGATCATCATTCTGGCCGTCGTGTTGCAGCGACAGAAAAAGGCTCAACGCTGA